A region from the Eptesicus fuscus isolate TK198812 chromosome 1, DD_ASM_mEF_20220401, whole genome shotgun sequence genome encodes:
- the PDZD11 gene encoding PDZ domain-containing protein 11 codes for MDSRIPYDDYPVVFLPAYENPPAWIPPHERVYHPDYNNELTQFLPRIITLKKPPGAQLGFNIRGGKASQLGIFISKVIPDSDAHRAGLQEGDQVLAVNDVDFQDIEHSKAVEILKTAREISMRVRFFPYNYHRQKERTVH; via the exons ATGGACAGCCGAATTCCTTATGATGACTACCCAGTGGTTTTCCTGCCTGCCTATGAGAATCCCCCAGCATGGATTCCTCCTCATGAG AGAGTATACCACCCAGACTACAACAATGAGTTGACCCAGTTTCTGCCCCGAATCATCACACTAAAGAAGCCTCCTGGAGCTCAG TTGGGATTTAACATCCGAGGAGGAAAGGCCTCCCAGCTAGGCATCTTCATCTCCAAG GTGATCCCAGACTCTGATGCACATCGAGCAGGACTTCAGGAAGGGGACCAAGTCCTAGCTGTAAATGATGTGGATTTCCAAGATATTGAGCATAGCAAG GCTGTTGAGATCCTGAAGACAGCTCGTGAAATCAGCATGCGTGTCCGTTTCTTTCCCTACA ATTATCATCGCCAAAAAGAGAGGACTGTGCACTAG